From the Microbacterium thalassium genome, one window contains:
- the glgA gene encoding glycogen synthase — translation MRVDIVTKEYPPEIYGGAGVHVTELVKALRAAIEVQVRAFGGPRDEEDTANYGVPAELAAANGAIQTLGTDLAIVSDVAGADVVHSHTWYANFAGHLSSLLHGIPHVITAHSLEPLRPWKAEQLGGGYAVSSYIEKTAYEGAAAIVAVSNGMRDDILRSYPALDPAKVRVIYNGIDTQAWHPVQDDALLAEMGIDPTRPSVVFVGRITRQKGLPYLLRAAERLPEDVQLVLCAGAPDTPQILAEVEDLVKGLQATREGVVWIDRLLPRHELCAILTAATTFVCPSVYEPLGIVNLEAMACGAAVVGTGTGGIPEVVVDGETGRIVPIDQMQDGTGTPIDPERFVADLAAVLTEVVSDPERAAAYGEAGRRRASEEFSWQRIAEQTEALYAEVAAPGR, via the coding sequence ATGCGCGTCGACATCGTCACCAAGGAGTACCCGCCGGAGATCTACGGCGGTGCGGGAGTCCACGTCACCGAGCTCGTGAAGGCCCTGCGAGCCGCGATCGAGGTGCAGGTGCGCGCCTTCGGCGGTCCGCGCGACGAGGAGGACACGGCCAACTACGGCGTGCCCGCCGAACTCGCGGCCGCGAACGGCGCGATCCAGACGCTGGGCACCGACCTCGCGATCGTGAGCGATGTCGCCGGCGCCGACGTCGTGCACAGCCACACCTGGTACGCGAACTTCGCCGGCCATCTGTCGTCGCTGCTGCACGGCATCCCGCACGTCATCACGGCGCACAGCCTCGAGCCGCTGCGGCCCTGGAAGGCCGAGCAGCTCGGCGGCGGCTACGCCGTCTCGAGCTACATCGAGAAGACGGCCTACGAGGGTGCGGCGGCGATCGTCGCGGTCAGCAACGGCATGCGCGACGACATCCTGCGCAGCTACCCGGCCCTCGACCCGGCCAAGGTGCGCGTCATCTACAACGGCATCGACACGCAGGCCTGGCATCCGGTCCAGGACGACGCGCTGCTGGCCGAGATGGGCATAGACCCGACGCGCCCGTCGGTGGTCTTCGTCGGCCGCATCACGCGCCAGAAGGGCCTGCCGTATCTGCTCCGCGCGGCCGAGCGCCTGCCTGAGGACGTCCAGCTGGTCCTGTGCGCGGGAGCGCCCGACACTCCGCAGATCCTCGCCGAGGTCGAGGACCTCGTGAAGGGACTGCAGGCGACGCGGGAGGGCGTGGTCTGGATCGACCGGCTGCTGCCCCGTCACGAGCTGTGCGCGATCCTCACCGCCGCGACGACGTTCGTCTGCCCGTCGGTGTACGAGCCCCTGGGCATCGTCAACCTCGAGGCCATGGCGTGCGGCGCGGCCGTGGTCGGCACCGGCACGGGCGGCATCCCCGAGGTCGTCGTCGACGGCGAGACCGGCCGCATCGTGCCGATCGATCAGATGCAGGACGGCACGGGGACGCCCATCGACCCCGAGCGGTTCGTCGCCGACCTGGCCGCGGTGCTGACCGAGGTCGTGTCGGATCCCGAGCGCGCCGCAGCCTACGGCGAGGCGGGGCGCCGCCGCGCATCGGAGGAGTTCAGCTGGCAGCGCATCGCCGAGCAGACCGAGGCGCTGTACGCCGAGGTCGCCGCGCCCGGCCGGTAG